The Brassica napus cultivar Da-Ae chromosome C1, Da-Ae, whole genome shotgun sequence DNA segment ATCGTATATACTGTGATCTTTGGGGGGCATCTCTAGTTGTATCGAATCAGGGTTTCAAATACTATGCAGTTTTTGTTGATGATTTCACAAGATTCTCTTGGTTCTATCCTCTGTGCAACAAGTCTGATTTCTTCACTGTGTTTACTGCATTTCAAAAATTGGTTGAGAATCAACTAAACATCACCATCAAACAATTCCAAAGCGATGGGGGTGGTGAGTTCACAAGTCAGAAAGTGAAGCAACATCTCTCTGCTTGCGGTATAAGTCATCGCCTGTCATGTCCGTATACTCCTATACAGAACGGTACCGCAAAAAGAAAACATCGACATCTCACTGAGCTTGGTTTATCAATGCTGTTTCGAAGTCACACACCTCTGGTCTACTGGGTCGAGGCATTTTTACAGCTAACTTCTTAGTCAATATGCTGCCTTCATCGGTTCTCAACAACAAAAGTCCTCATGAAGCTCTCTACTCAACACCACCCGAGTACATCTTCCTTTGCGTATTTGGCTCCGCATGCTATCCATGCCTTAGACCAGTGGTGCAACATAAGTTCGATCCAAGATCGCTTCAGTGTGTCTTTCTTGGTTACAACAGTCAATATAAAGGGTACCACTACTTGTACCCTCCCACAGGGAAGGTCTAGATCTCAAGACATGTTATATTTGATGAGCATTTGTTTCCTTACAAAGACAAGTTTAAGATGCTGATACCTACGGCTCAAACACCTCTTCTCAAGGCTTGGCAATGGTCTAGATTATCTCCTCCACACCCACATCACTACCACCTCAGTTCTTTCCAAGACCAACTCCCATGCCCAAGACAGAGCAACAACTTGTAGCCCCTGATCAAGATCATGACGTCAATCATGATACTGACACCAATAGTGACTCTCAAGAAGACAACAATGATCAAGCTCAACCtataatacaaatgttggtcaaCTCACATCCTATGATAACACGTCTGAAAGTAGGCATTCAACGACCCAACACTCGATACGTTCTGCTTGCCTCCAAGTTTGTCTCTCATGAACCGAAAAACATCACTGAAGCTATGAAACATCCAGGATGGTGTCCCTCAGTTGGTGAAGAAATGGAACGCATACCATATGCTCCACACATGGACTCTAGTTCCTCCAACAGAGGACATGAACATTCTTGACTCTCGCTGGGTGTTCAAGATTAAGTTCAACCCCGATGGTACAATAGACAAAAGGAAATCTCGTTTAGTGGTCAGAGGATGTCATCAAGAAGAAAACCTTGATTATTTGGAGACCTTCAGTCCGGTCATTTGCACAGCTACCATCAGACTTGTTTTGGAGGTTGCAGTAGCTAAAAGTTGGCCTCTCAAGAAACTTGATGTGTCCAATGCGTTTTTACATGACGAGTTACAAGAACCAGTCTACATGTATCAGCCAGCTGGTTTTGTTGATCCTGAGAAGCCTAATCAGGTATGTCGGCTTACCAAAGCACTCTATGGTTTCAAACAAGCTCCAAGAGCGTGGTTTGACACGTTTAGTAACTTTTTGATTGACTTTGGCTTCTCCTGCAGCAAAGCAGACCCGTCTATGTTTGTGTAACATCATATTGGTAAAactctggtgcttcttctcTACGTTGATGACATTCTGTTAATAGGAAGCAACTCAGCTCTCCTTGATGAGTTTTTGAAGGCTCTTCATAACCGGTTCCTCATGAAAGACTAGGGACAGCCTCGATACTTTCTTGGCATAGAGATTGCCTCATCGCATGAAGGCTTGTTTATGCATCAAAACTCTTATGGGTCTGATATTCTTCATCAAGCTGGAATGTCAGACTGTAATGCTATGCCAACACCCTTACCTCAAAGCCTAGAGAACCTCAAATCAGAGTTGTTTTCTGAACCTACCTATTTTCGCAGCCTCGCCGGTAAGCTTCAATATTTAACGATCACACGACCAGATATTCAGTTTGCTGTCAACTTTGTCTCTTAACGAATGCACTCACCAACAATCTCTAACTTTGGCCTGCTCAAGAGAATCCTAAGGTACATCAAATGCACCATTACAATGGGTCTTGCAATACGCAAGGACAATACTTTCCTTCTCTCTGCCTTCTGCGACAGCGACTGGGCGGGTTGTAAGGAGACACGTCGCTCAACAACCGGCTTTTGTACGCTGCTTGGTCCTAATCTTGTTTCATGGTCTGTCAAGCGTCAACCGACTATGTCTCACTCCTCTATAGAAGCAGAGTACAGAGCTCTGTCATCCACCGCTAGAGAACTCACCTGGATTTCAAATCTTCTAAGAGCCCTTGGCATTTCTCAACATCAACCTACAAAGGTGCACTTCGATAACTTATCTGCCGTCTATCTCTCAACAAATCCAACTCTCCACAACCGTTCCAAACACTTTGACACTGATTTTCACTATATCAGAGAACAAGTGGATTTTGGATACATCGAGACACAACATATCTTTGCTGACAAGCAGATTGCTGACACCTTTACAAAGTCTCTTCCTCGACGTGCCTTCCTTGAACTGAGAAGCAAATTCGACTTGATTGTTCCACCCATGACGAGTTTGAGGGGGGGGGATGTGAGTGATAGTGCAATGGACCTCAGCCAGGATAGCCCAAATGGAACTATGAGAGCTGAAGGGTCACACTCTTAACACAACGAGACAAAGCTCAACGGCTATGCCTTGACAAAAGAGAGAACTCTCCCTCTACGAAACAGATTTGATTCCATTCAAACCTTGACTGATGACTCACCACATACAACTAATTAAGGTTCAGGGATAAGATTTGCTTCTGATCCATCTAGATTGTTCTGTCAAGTTATATAAAGCATTGTAAATCTTCACTTTGTAATCTTCATTTCAAGTTATATAAAGCATTGTAAATCTTCACTTTGTAATCTATCCAGAGTAATACAGATTTCACCCAAATATAGAGTCTTTCCTATTCTCCATAACACCAACTTTGAGATTTTGACTTTCAAGAAATAATGATTATGGTATATTAGTTGTTGAGTTACGTTTGAATATGTATTTATTTGTAGGGTAACTGATGCTAGGATCGGTTGGTATGTGAAAGTTGATATGTTCCCACGAATAATATACAAAACTTGTGATTAGTCTGAATTGTAAGGATCGTCTTTggtaaaacaaataatagtacTGATTAATGTAGAACAGGAGTTGAATAGTAATATAAAGCAGGAAATCTTATGTAAACCGAATTATTAAAGGTAATAGAAAAACCATGGGTGGGAAGTTAAAGGTGGGAGACGTGGGTGCGTTTACTCATATGGCTTAATCGAGTAATTGAAAATGTGGGGTGAGCATCTTTGGCCTCAGAGATTCTGTTCCCTTTGGTTGCGTTCACACTTTGAAGATCCCTCCCCAAGTGCCGTGTTCACACTTCACTTCATTCGGCTTCCTCTTAACTCGGCTCCAtctatatttctaaaaaaatgatatattttttaaaatacgtTTTATAAATTAAGTAGTAGTGCTAGTGGTTTACTAAAATTAGAtggaaattatatattatgactAAATTTAACATTAAGAAACTgacaaaatgaaattatatattatgactAAATTTAACATTAAGAAACGGACAACATGAAATTTTGTtcataaacaaataattttcctGCAATAATGAAAAATGGAGGATTGGATAATGAAAATGGAGTACTTGTCATTATTTATTCTCTATACATGTTTCTCTTTAGTCATGTCCTATACAAACTTTTCGTGTTATTTCTGTTATGTTTAGATGTCACGTTAGGCATTCAGTTCTTCTTTCTTCCTTTATTCATGGGCTCGGTTGGCACTGCATTTTCACCGGCACACTGGAAAACAAAAACCAGCAAATATATCCAAGCCGAGCTGACTAGCCGAGAAAGACACGTGGAACGAAGCgccgaaaaagaaaaaaaaaatggcaaaAGCTGGTGACGATGAGTTCAACAAACACATGTCCACGTAGGATAAAAGTACTATAAAATCTGACGTGGTATTTGATCTAATCTTTATCTccttttaatgattttaatatccCACCACCTTTCTACCTACGTTTTATATAAAACCATCATCATCTGTAAACCAGACACTTTACCTCCAAAGaaacgaaaaagaaagaatGGGGAATTGTCTAAGGCATGAGTCAGAAACGCACTGGTCTGGTGAAGATTGGGATGATGATTTCATCACAGAACATGAAGAAGAacaagatcatcatcatcatagctCCAAGACGACATCCATTAAGGCTAGTAAAACAGTAATTGTCACGCAAGACAGTAAATCATCTCATCATGAGATAAAGATCAGGCTCACGAAGAAGCAACTCCAGGATCTACTGAATCAAGTCAACGTCCATGACCTGACCGGTTCTGATCGTAAAACTGAAGAAGGCAACCATCACCGGTTATGGACACCGGTTCTGCACAGCATACCGGaggtttaatttaatattttcccGGGAGATGATCAGACCATGTTTGTATATTCTTTAGGGGTTGGTTAGGATTTTGATGTAAATTTCCGAATTAGTACACAACATTTCTCCATTTTTGTGTTGTCAGATtgtaaatatgaaatataataaatctAGTTGGGCTTTACATGAAGGAGAAAAGCAAACGTATTGGGCCTAATAAAGCCCATtaacagaaacaaaaagaaaaagctttatttttcttctttccctccgctattcttaaaaaaaaacgtcTCGAATTCATCAGCCCTAGCTCCTCCTCCGGCCGCCGCTGCGTTTCCCGTCGTCAGTTCTCTGACTTAAGAAGCTGTAATTTCTCTCCCGGCGTTACAGATTGACCATCTCTCTACCTCACTGCTCTAAACGATCCTTAAGGTCTGTGCAAGTTTATGATAAGAGAAAGCACAGTCATTATCATCTTAATCAAGATTATCGCTACTTTAAATAGATTAATGAAGGTTTTTGAGTCTACCCgtgaaagaaaatatattttctttatacaCTTGCATTCAGGACTGGATCATGTTTGGTTTCTTAGACACATCATACGGACACAACTGTAAAAGCACTTGgctgtttttgttattgttttgtttttttttggagtttCTGTAAAGTGATGTGTAAGATAAGTAAACCAATGTAATCTTTGCAGGTTCTGTTCTTGAGGTTGTTGTATCTAAGCACATCCCTCGAACGAAATGTCTATCACATCATCATTTACTTCAGCCACACTTTGCGGGAGCTTGGTTTCTCCTAAAGCTTTAGGCTGCAGCAATGCGTTCCCAAGCAATCATTTCTCGAATCCTTTCGAAAGCTCAAAGCTTTGTTTGACTGCAAATCCCAAGAAAAGTATTGCTCCGGTCCAAGGAATCAGGTGTCATGCTATGCAAGTTGAGACGAGGGAAGCCTTTACAGCTGGGAAGGAGTTTCAACTCAGTGATGTGATCGAAGGACAACAGTTTGATAGGGAGATGCTAAGTGCCATCTTCGACGTTGCACTAGAAATGGAGAAGATAGAAAAGAGCTCTTCTCAGAGTGAAATACTCAAGGGCTATCTAATGGCTACTCTCTTTTACGAGCCTTCCACTCGCACCAGGCTCTCCTTCGAATCCGCCATGAAACGTTTGGGAGGGGAAGTCTTAACCACCGAGAACGCTAGAGAGTTCTCGTCTGCTGCTAAAGGGGAAACACTAGAAGGTATGTCATCTTCTCAGCTAAAGTATCCAACATGTTTGATTATGTTTAGATTGAATTTGTGTGGGACACTTTTTTCAGATACCATAAGAACGGTGGAGGGTTATTCAGATATAATTGTGATGCGACATTTCGAAAGCGGCGCTGCTAAAAAAGCTGCAGCTACTGCCAATATACCTGTCATTAATGCAGGTGATGGTCCTGGAGAGCATCCTACTCAGGTGTGCTTGTGTTCATCATGACCTTTAGTGTTTTTTAGTTATCCTGAACAAACATATTGGTTTTGTTGCTGTTGAGAAGGCTCTCTTGGACGTGTATACAATCCAAAGTGAAATTGGGAAACTAGATGGCATCAGTGTAGCCTTAGTTGGAGATCTTGCCAACGGAAGAACAGTCAGGTCCCTTGCATACCTGCTTGCCAAATTTAAAGACGTGAAGATTTACTTGGTTTCTCCTGAAATTGTTAAGATGAAGGTTAGTGTCACTAAACTTGAAGAAAACATTATTTGGTTTGTGTtgcttaaatgtttttattggTAATGGTTAGGATGATATAAAGGACTATTTGACATTAAACGGGGTGGAATGGGAAGAAAGCTCcgatttgatggaagtagcatCGAAGTGTGACGTAGTGTATCAAACCCGGATCCAGAGAGAGCGATTTGGAGAAAGGCTTGACCTTTACGAGGCGGCTCGTGGGAAGTATATCGTAGACAAGGCGCTGTTAGGAGTGATGCAGAAAGATGCTGTTATCATGCATCCTTTACCGAGATTAGATGAAGTGAGTTTATATCTAACTAacctcttctttttttcctgACACAAATCCTCACTCTGTGTAATTCTATATATGCGTAGATCACTGCGGATGTGGACGCTGATCCAAGAGCTGCTTACTTCAGACAAGCGAAGAACGGTTTGTTCATTAGAATGGCTCTTCTGAAGCTACTGCTTGTTGGTTGGTGATGGATGGTCACCCTTTAATAAACAGAATCTCAAGATTGTGATCTTGATGTTACTCAAAAGAACATAATATGGTCAAAGCAGTTGTTTTGTTGGTCTTTGAGATTACATTAATCAATTCATATGAGGAAGAGTCTTTTTGTTGAACTTTATGAATAAAATTGATTCTGAGCTTTCTTCCACCATTTACGGTCAAAAGCAAACACTTTTGTGTCTTAACGCTCCTCCAAAGGGCGAAGATAAAAAGCGTTTTAGTTCAGTTTCACTGtatacttttaaattattacGTAAATACCCCTCCCTTTACAGTTCGGAAttagttaatttaattattgtttttttttaattaataaagaaaTAACAAATAAACACATGGGGGATCATCAGCAAAGTCATTGACGTCAATCTCAGATTCAGGACAACTAGTTCGGTAATTAAACTTCGAGCGCAGGTATCTATCTCTATCTAATCTCTCtcaagaaaccctaatttcgacTTGTAATTCAATTGATTAAAGTAGAAGTCTCACGCAATTCACATGTTCTTACCAGCTGCAGCTCGGAGAGATTGCAACTCTACTACATAAAAAGATGATTGGGAGCCCTGTAATGTCATCGTCTTCCATGATCGTCTGCCCTCGAGTTTCTCCCAATGGGCTTCCTCATCTCCCACCGAAACCTAGAACTAGGCGTTTAGTGGTCAGAGCTGCATCCCCTTCCAGTCAACCAGAAGGGAAGAGCCCTCTCACGGTTGTTTTGGATGTGCCGAGGAGTATATGGAGACAGACTTTGAAACCTCTGAGTGATTTTGGGTTTGGTAAGAGAAGTGTTTGGGAAGGTGGGGTTGGTTTATTTCTTGTCTCCGGAGCTACTCTTCTTGCTCTTAGCTGGGCTTGGTTAAGAGGGTTTCAAATGCGTGCCAAGTTCAGGAAGTATCAGACCGTGTTTGAGCTTAGTCAAGCCTCTGGCATTTGCACGGGAACACCGGTTAGGATCCGTGGTGTGACCGTTGGTTCGGTTATCCGTGTTAATCCGTCCTTGAAGAACATTGAAGCTGTTGCTGAGATTGAAGATGATAAGATTATCATCCCTAGGAACTCACTGGTTGAGGTGAATCAGTCTGGTCTTCTTATGGAGACTATGATCGACATTACGCCGAAGGATCCGATACCGGAACCTTCGGTAGGGCCTCTGCATCAAGAGTGCGGCAAAGAAGGTCTGATTGTATGTGATAAGGAGAAGATAAAGGGAGAGCAAGGAGTGAGTTTAGATGAACTAGTTGGGATATTCACTCGTATGGGGCGTGATGTGGAGGAGATTGGTGTTGCCAATGCGTTTTCTCTTGCTGAGAGAGCTGTGTCGGTTATTGAAGATGCAAAGCCGTTGCTCAAAAAGGTGATATGAGTTTGTTTTGGTGAATCGTTTAGATTGAGaagagtttattaaaaaaaaggtaATGTATTTCTCATGCGTGAGCGTTGGGTTTTGATGTAGTGATGTCACAGATTCAAGCCATGGCTGAAGATGCTCAACCTTTGCTGTCTGAGTTCCGTGATAGCGGCTTGCTCAAGGAAGTTGAGGGTTTGACTCGAAGCCTGACCCAAGCTTCTGATGATATGAGGTAATGGATCTTACTCTTAGTGACCAAACTTAGGCTTTAGGTACTATTAGTAATAATCTTGGCATTATTGACTGTAAATCCTTAGAGCCACACTTTAGATAGTCTTTCTGAGGAAGTTCACAGTGCAAGTGTCAAGTTTGAATTGCATCCCAGTTTATAGCCTTCACGTGCACCATATCAGATGAAGTGTCCGATTTGATCTATTGTTTTTACAATCTGCATTAGTTGATGATCGTTTTTGCATGTTCTTATCTTCTGAAACCAAAGTGTGCTGCTTCTATCAGTTAATGTATGGATTGGAAACTTGTCTGTGGCAATATTAAAGCAGTACTAGgaccacatatatatatatatgtcaaagcTCGTTTACATACACTAATGCTTACTTAGAAATAAACTCTGTGATTAGATAATGTGGTAGAGGACTGTGAGAATGTAAATCTTCTTGaccttttatttttgttacattGCAGAAAGGTTCATTCATCGATTTTGACACCTGAGAATACAGAACTAATACAGAAGTCAGTCTACACTCTGGTTTACACTTTGAAGAACGTCGAGGTAACTTTGCTAGACAACAAAAGTAAGAGCTCTGAACAAGTTAAAGACATGTTTAACATGGTTTTTGATTGTTTCATTGTAGAGCATAAGCTCAGATATTCTAGGATTCACAGGCGATGAAGCCACAAGAAAGAACCTTAAACTACTCATCAAATCACTCAGTAGGCTATTAtgatcatcaaggtgagcaacttttatatttttctttttttaaaatgtgTGTGTTTTCTGCATTAATGCATTTAGTCGAACAGCATTTACTTTTCACACGGGAGAGACGATGATGACGATAAGCGCGTCTCGTTTTCTTTGTAGGGTCTCCCAAGGAAGGAGAAGGAAGACCTCTCTCACTTAATAATTTCGAGaggtttattattatatattatataattttaaattcaaataaaatagaCGAGGGTGTTTTGGTCATGACGTGTGGACAGTTTGGTCTTTTTAAgcatttaatttaataataatggTCGGGGTCAGGACAGAAGGCGCAAGTGCTTACCCTCTTTTGCTTTCTTCGCATTTCGAGACATATCTCTTGTCTTGTGAACTCTTTTAAAGactttcaaatttttgtttttaaatcgaaaaatgaagaacaaaaaaattaaacattgtaaataaaaatataaatatgtcgaataaaagtttaaagcaaaaggaaaaaagaatcAAAGTTTGGAAAATGATATActccataaataaaa contains these protein-coding regions:
- the BNACNNG10880D gene encoding uncharacterized protein BNACNNG10880D; the encoded protein is MGNCLRHESETHWSGEDWDDDFITEHEEEQDHHHHSSKTTSIKASKTVIVTQDSKSSHHEIKIRLTKKQLQDLLNQVNVHDLTGSDRKTEEGNHHRLWTPVLHSIPEV
- the LOC111203208 gene encoding aspartate carbamoyltransferase, chloroplastic-like, which encodes MSITSSFTSATLCGSLVSPKALGCSNAFPSNHFSNPFESSKLCLTANPKKSIAPVQGIRCHAMQVETREAFTAGKEFQLSDVIEGQQFDREMLSAIFDVALEMEKIEKSSSQSEILKGYLMATLFYEPSTRTRLSFESAMKRLGGEVLTTENAREFSSAAKGETLEDTIRTVEGYSDIIVMRHFESGAAKKAAATANIPVINAGDGPGEHPTQALLDVYTIQSEIGKLDGISVALVGDLANGRTVRSLAYLLAKFKDVKIYLVSPEIVKMKDDIKDYLTLNGVEWEESSDLMEVASKCDVVYQTRIQRERFGERLDLYEAARGKYIVDKALLGVMQKDAVIMHPLPRLDEITADVDADPRAAYFRQAKNGLFIRMALLKLLLVGW
- the LOC111203209 gene encoding protein TRIGALACTOSYLDIACYLGLYCEROL 2, chloroplastic-like, whose product is MIGSPVMSSSSMIVCPRVSPNGLPHLPPKPRTRRLVVRAASPSSQPEGKSPLTVVLDVPRSIWRQTLKPLSDFGFGKRSVWEGGVGLFLVSGATLLALSWAWLRGFQMRAKFRKYQTVFELSQASGICTGTPVRIRGVTVGSVIRVNPSLKNIEAVAEIEDDKIIIPRNSLVEVNQSGLLMETMIDITPKDPIPEPSVGPLHQECGKEGLIVCDKEKIKGEQGVSLDELVGIFTRMGRDVEEIGVANAFSLAERAVSVIEDAKPLLKKIQAMAEDAQPLLSEFRDSGLLKEVEGLTRSLTQASDDMRKVHSSILTPENTELIQKSVYTLVYTLKNVESISSDILGFTGDEATRKNLKLLIKSLSRLL